AGCCAAGGAGAGTGTGTGTTGATGACCAGCATTGTCATGAATACCAGCTAAAACTTTGGGCTTCAGAGAGTCAGGCACCACCAGCTGAAACTTCTTAtgttctgtggtggaaattttccatatagaagcagatgagagagttgtccttttgtgtgatttatttaaaaaataataaagaaaataaaaataatggggaaagcaaataaaaagcatggatgttgatcgtgcacatcaacaaaccaaaaaccagctggggagatcagtgcacacaccacgaaggtgtgatgcaaagagcccacgatcctcaagttgcttctgccttttagctcctctgtccgactagggtggaatgtctttccaacccaattaaattacatgcaccatctcctccctgtcgcagtgtgtgtgaagatatttacggccaactatctgtgagaaaggagcaccaagtctcaacagacagagacacaactccccgaccttgggtttgggagctagagttgagagtctatcaggcaaagacaaccattgaacactctaggtgaaatgtcaaatgcatacagacAAAACatagacaaaacacaagatattatacATATCTTACATAAGATAAGACAAggcataaaatattaaatgcaaaacataaatcatgaatcgtataataactacatataaataaggaagacacaatttttcccatgacAATCACACAAAAGACCACTCTCTCATCTCATcattgtttatgggaaatttccaccacaggtgGATCTGGGCTTTTCAACAGATACGCCAACTCGGGGGTTAGTTCGTttcaaaatgtataaaatgatATTTAATCTTGACAAAACATTCCTTGATGcacaaagtcaaacaaacagtTTAGACACATAGCCTCCAGTGTTTCCAGAGAGACGCCATCTTAGCAAAAGCTAATTGCTTTGCCGAGATAAATTATTTAACTGGGATGAAAAGCAGTAACTTAGTCCAGTAGAATGTCTTGTCCATGTAGATCTTCTGCTTTGAAGCAAAGTTGGTCGCAAATGAATCTCTTTCAAAACCTTTGAGAAGCTGGTGGGGAAGCGCAaaaatctttgtttttactCGTTTGCGGTTCTCAAAAGGCAGTCAGCAATTTGTATAAGTCAACCATTGTCAAGGCAACAAAATAAGTAagtgaaaaataaacataaattttATGTAATAGTATAAGCTTCACTAAGGTTGTactataataaaacaacaattcTTTTTGATTCAGGAACCAACCAACACTTGTATGATGTGAAATAAACATTAGACAGTATGATGTAAAATTTTATCACACTCAAAATTCAAAAGGCAATGCATTTGTCCATTGGTTGAACTGAATAGGCAATTTGATAatgtaatttgaaaatgcatttgacACACATTTGACAATTCAGTATTAAAACTGGTAAttcaatacaaataaaaattgttctaccatggtgtggaTAGGAAGCGAAATGTGACTGGAGTGAACCTGAATTTGTGAGGATTTGTGATGTTCTAGGCGTGAAAAAAGTCTCAGACTAAAGTTAGAAATTGATGGGATGACGGTGATTGTAGACGGTGGATATGTGTGACGAGTGAGACCCAATAATAAGTAGATCATCCAGGCAATCGCTTTAATCTATCGACCTGAAATCGATTGGTCGGGTCTCCTCCCACATATCCGGGAACGTCGCGCTGCTTTCCTCAATCGAGTAAAGACACCAGTGAGGAAACATCGCTTGTTACTCGTGACTAACAATTTCTCCCCGCTTTATGTAGGTTGAAGGCGTGTGGCCTTACAACAAAAAGCACAATGATAAGTGCCAAACATACGTGACATGGACTAAGATATAGTAATATGCACGGGTCTTCCGGAGGAGTCATTTAATTGAGCAGCGTGGCGTGTGGTGCCTAAGTGCGCTAGCGGTTAGCCCCCATTTGGTAATAGTTACAGAAACAATGTTATGGTTTAACTCATTTATTTCGTCAACTGTTAAATGTATGTTGTATGTGTAAGTACTCGTGACTAACAATTTCTCCCCGCTTTAGGGGCGTAACATATGTTCCATGAGTAGCTGAGTtagaagagaagaggaaattCCAGAGCCATTTTAATGAGCTCATAGAGAGTAGGTAGTAGACTTCAGTAGGCATGTTGatgaggggaacagaggtgatgaggaggtgatgggcaggtttggtgaAAGGAACGGAACCTAGAAGaacagatggtggtggtggactttgctaaaaggatggaaatggctgtagtcaacacttatATAGAAAAGGGAGGAACACAGTGACatacaagagtggaggtaggagcacgtaggtggactacatcctatgtagacgaggtcatttgagagaggtcagtgactgcaaagtggagGTAGGAGAGAGTGAAGCCAGACAGCACCGCATGGTGGTGTGTAAGATGATTCTATTGgtcagaagaagaaagaaaagacagaaaagaagaccgGGTGGTGGTCAAATACAGAGGAATAAAGCTGATGAGCCACACTATGAAGCTTTGGTGAAAAGTAGTGGAAGCCAGGAGGTGAGGAGCAGTAAGAGGTGTGCACtgagaatgttgatggaaaagtacagagatggtcagaAGAAGCTGCATTTTGTCCTTGTGGATTTAGAGAAGGCATATGACAGGGtgctgagggaggagctgtggtactgGATGAGGTtgacaagagaggcagagaagtACATTAGAGTAGTCCAGGACAGGAGGTCAAGGTGGACGTGAGACTACACCACGTGTGCTAGCTTGTGGTGATGTTcagcatttcttcttctttctgacATACACAGTCAAACAAAACAGCTGACAAAAAGATTCGTAAATGTCCCTCAACAGAAGTATTTCAGCTTTAACTGCTACTTCCTCAGAATCATTGGCCTGAATCCCAGGAACCTGCCAGATTAATAACCTGTTCATTTTAACAGAGCTTCTCTACTGCTTGTATTGTTTTTACAGGGTCGGTTTCATATTATTTAACAATAGTATTTTTAGCAGGTCAAACCCTCTGTCACAGTTTGAGCAAGTTGTCTTTCACCAGTCATTTTGATCCACAAGAGGGCAGCCCTCCATAAACAGAAGCTCCATGCTAGGCAATGGCTCGTTCAATCAATTCAATCATGTTTTGATTGCAATGATTAGATTCAAATGtggatttttttcctttattttacaAGTAGAACCTAaactttattttgtaaatacAGACAAATTAATAGTAATATTAACCACTGCTTCTTTTGAATATTTTAGACCAGGGGTGGGCAAActtggtcctcgagggccagtTTCGACCACCGCACTGAATAAATAGACATCCTGCATATGTCGAGCCAGAGAATGTTACTCAGCTCTGGAGTTACAGTATTCTGTGTCCTTTTCACAACCTCCTCTACTTAAGGCCCATTTCCTCCAGCCACATAAACAGTCTCTATCAGCTTGAGCTAAGCAAAAAGCACCAGCTAACCCTATAATGAATATCACCTCTGATTAGACACATTTTCCTTCCAAAGAACCCTGTTGGACTGGCTGACAATATCCATCCATGGCCTCTCAACAGCCACTAACCCTATCAGTGCCTGCACTCAGTACTCTGCTCTGTAGAACATATTACTACTGTATACTACATTGTACGTGTAAGCATACCTTGGACCTTTAATCACCAAAGCCTAATTTACACCCAGTTCACAGCATACATTTTAAGGTAAAAGAGGATAGTTAAATTCTCTCCTTTCAAGTAGGAGCACAGAcgcctgtggagcagcagacctGTCCTGTCCTTCACTTTGGCGAGCTGATGCACCAGGGTCTCTGCTCTGAAAAGGCACTTCCCTTAAAATCCTGACATAAGGAGATGATGTCTGTGGACCTGGAATCAGAAACCCCACTGAGACAAGCTCCAGAGCAGAAAAATGAAAGCTGGAAAATCTGCAATAAATActtcatgaaaacattttatgGAAGATCACAAACCTACTAAATACTGACGCTTCATGTTTGATGAATCATTAGACTGTTTTCAAATCTAATTCAAGGACTCATGACAAAACAATGCATACAGTTACAGGTAACGCCTTCAACTGACTTTATTTCAAAAAATATTTTAGGACGTCCATCATCAACATGGAACgttaaaaatgaaaagacaaagacTTTCCTCATCTTCATTAATGAAGCGTGTGtgcacacacgctcacctcAGCGCCTCCCAATTTGAAAGTCCAAGAGAGTACTAACAAAAATACTCTCCATATTTTACACATCATAAAAATTATCTTACATAAAAGCTTTTTCCACATAAATGAACGATCTCCCTTGTTTAATAATCTTACCttaaattactgtaaatgtatattttatattagcATAgctaatttttattttatttatttttttaactctgCCAGTTGCTGTGATGGGAACAGAAATAAAGCGCTGTGGGATGAGTTaaggtggaggcagagcgagATAAAATGAAGCAGGggctttgttttgaaaatgcaattaaaaacCTCTAATAGGTATAAGCAGAAATGCTACATCTGTTCCAGCATCATGAGAAGCTCTGCCTGCCGAGGAAACTCAGTACAGGTCAAGCAGACCAGGTCTTAGCATCAAACGTACAGTTCAGGCTTCTGACACAACAAATATATAGAAGATATTATGAGGAAAATAAGTGATTTTTGTTTTAGGACCTTCTTACAGTGTAGATGCTGTCTTTAAGGTACATGTCTATAGAAGCTAAACACATATAAAAACTAAAAGCACTTGAATGTCCCATACGCATACTTTTGCTCTGGAGAGTATTTGTATTAGGAAAGAATGTTGATCTACTATGGCACAAATACACGATCGTCTATGATATTATGAGGTTTAGCTTTTGTTTTGCCTGACCATGGGGTAAAGGAAGATGTAAAGGGGCAGTGTGTCACCTCCCAGAACCCCACATACAGATCAGCTCCCTGATGGTGATGTCCCATCAAAGTAAACACAGATCAAATACATTCCCTCTCAGCCCATCACATCAAAAGCGGATCATCAACTGCTGATGAACATAAAGTGCTAATTGAATTCTATAGATAATGCAGATTCAATAAACCTCCCTACAGTGTAAAAGAGGATCAActactattttattattattagacccCCGCACTTAATGATTATGAATACATGATCATCTTCTACCTTCACTTTACATGCTTATTATATCTACTGCTTGTAAAACATTGTAACTGCAACTCAAATATTGGATTTCTGTTATTATTCAGAAACACTCCTGCAGTGACATTGTTACAGAAGCTGCTACACAGCTCCCACCTCAGCAGCGCACAGACCAAGTGATCTTCAGTCAGAACCTGCTGCCGAACAGGTCAGAGGTTCTGCAGCAGTGGAGCTGTTACATTCTTCCtttattgtgttgtttattcCACACCGCAGTTGACAGTACAGTCTACGACTAGTACTGGTGCAGGTTTGTAGGCTGTGTAATACTTAAATAGTTTAGGAAATACTTAAGATGAGTAAGTATGTAAACATAAAACTGATATATGGCTTTTATTGGGGAGTCAATCCTGCTCCATCCTCAATGAGAAAATAATTACAAGCTAAAACCAttcctgcatgtgtttgctcACAGAAACAGTGGATCCAGATCTGGACATTACCTCAGACATGTAAAGATGTTCTGCTGTTGCACTTTGTGGTTACAAGAACATCAGTGTTCTCAGTGGTGGCTACAGTGTTATAATGTTTCCATCCTCCCTCATGctctcctggctgctgctggctgcatgGGTAGGGTTTCCGTTGTGATTTAACATCATCACTGAGGCTCCTATGCTGTTTGGCAACGAGATGCTCTGTGGGAGTGGTCTGGCCACCATGGAGCCAGGTGAGTCTCTGTTCAGGTTAGCATTGTTGCTGTTCGTTACTGGGTGGGAGTCGTAGGGCGCCAGACAGTCGTTCTCCAGAATCAGGTCAACATCGTCGTCGTCTTCATCATCGCTGTCTCCCTCTGCAAtgctgttgctatggtaacaaGAGGTGTCACGTCacaaaattattataaaattaaccTGCTGTTTTTTATGTTCTGAACCTGGAATATACGTTTTCCTAAAGGCAGGATCATTTGAGCAGTGAATGTGAAACATAGTGGaccaaagaaaaacagaacaacttctaataataatgttgtGAAATGTTACAATTTTACCATGTTGCATCACAGTCTAATTACagcccagaaaaaaaaatctgtttactGTTCTGTCTTTATTCCATCTTAATCAAAATTCCCCAATAATGAGCACAACCGGAAGCCAGAACTAAATCAGACCCGAGGCCCCTAATGGATCCAGTTTGTGCTAAACTCAGTCAGAAATATCTAACTTAAATCCTGGTGCTGATCCAACCTGTGCACTAACATTAATTAAAGTTCTAATAGGTCCAACACTTGGTACAAAATAAGGAACATCGGACAATAAATGTGTTTGCAGTAACGTAACTGACCACAGGTTGTTTGGTCTGGTTGTTAGGTGGCCAACCATTGATGAACCACCACCTACATGCTGAGCTAATGATGACCAGCACATGTAAAAGCCCTATGACTACTCTAAGGTTGGCTGAACCATCAATCTGGTCTCTGTTTGGTCCATGTCTTACCTCGCAGTAATGGGGTTGCTCTGGGAGGCGGGGCTAGGCGAGTCATGCGACACAGCAGAGCTTGTTGAGCCAGCTGAGCCTACAGAACCAGAGTTGCCTATTGTGGCTTTTCCTCCACGAGGCATCACGTTGTTCCTTTGGTTAGCGGGTTTAACTGTCACTATGAGGTTGTGACTGTTGGCCACCATCATGTCTGTGACCTGGACGACAGGAAGGAACACAGTTAAATGCTACATGTCACTTTTCCCAACACTTAATTATAGCCTTTGTGGCTGTTGTTGATTTGTTGATATGTCATTTAATCAATTGCACAGGAATGGTGGTTGTGCTGCTTGGGTTTACTGAAAAAGGTACATTTGTTAATCAATGAGTGATTCATTGCAATTTAAGGTGGCAGTTGAATAGTTTGGTGGCAGTTTTACCTGATCCAAAGATTTTCCTGCTACATCGATGCCGTTGACCTCAAGGATTTCATCATTTACTCCCAGCAGTCCAGTACACTCTGCCAGCCCTCCACGCACCAGGCGAGATATGAAAACCCCTGGAACCTACAGGAAGAAGAAAGCAAAGGTCTCACCTCAGTAACCAACTGACTTGTTCATGCATGGCTTTTACAGtacaatatattttaattgcatAAAGTGAAAGCTATGGATTAGAACACAGTGACTGtgttaattatattttattttaaaatggatGATTAAAGTCTGTCAGGCGCATGGCTCTTTAAGACTGAATAATTTTAGGGTAAACCCTTTCTTCATGTGTTAAATATTACTTAAGGCACCTTTCATTGTCAGTGTGTTACCTTTTCTACACCCTGTGGCATCACCCGCATGCTCACTCCATCGCGGATGTAAAAGCCCAGCGGTTTGTGAATGCCATGCTTGTGGAGTCGCACACGCCGATGCGTCTCAGGCAGGATGTCAACATCAATGATAGAGGAGATCTGTCGGAAGTCCTGGGGCAGACCGATCATGAGGCTCTGTTTGTTCTTGGAGTGAGTAGCGCCGGAGCCAGGGGGGCGCAGTCCTGTCAAGCCCAGGCCTTTCTTACGCCTCTGCAGGGAGTTTGTGCCAAAAACTAAAGGTTCACCCTCTTTAAAGGGGACACAGAGAGACGAGGGAGTAGATCAGGAGTCAGGGAGTATTGTCAATAACATTTTGCAtagcattagcatttttaaatctataacattattaatattttaacaataaCATAAAACCACTGATGCACTACTTATTGCGCACAGATAACTTTAATGTTTAAATGGACGGATCGTGTGTCAGAACACTACAACTAACTACATCAGATGACGAGTCATCGGGTTGATTTAAACTACAATCAAttgttaaaacaaatagaagccaacctcaaaagatggcagtccttacccatttcacttatgggaagaattgccaacATAAAAATGATGGTCCTGccaaaaaattaattacatattctcaatgattccgactcagccaggccaggtgtggtttaagacattagactccaacatctcacagtttttgtggaaaacgaagccaccacgaattagtttaaaaactcttcaaaaatccaaacGCTGCAGCGGTCTAGAaatacctaacttccaccactattttcttgccaaccatgtccacaaatgaataaaacccaGTCAGACAGCAGCAACAGATTTCTCATGGTTAGACATTGAACACACATTTTGTGGGAACaataaagttgcagatctaccatttatcagcagcaaaatcaaacaccatagttaCTACCAGACcattagcataagagcatctctgacaaCCTGGGGGGAATTTCTTAAAATTACTGGATCTTCGCTTagtctttgccaaaacacatcTCTCAGGAACAATCCAGATATCATACAGAACAAAACGACAATAAACTTTCCGATTTGGCATATccaagggataacacatctgaaacatgttttcaggTTTTCAGACGACAACACAAGTTTACCGCTTTTGAAAAATTAGT
The genomic region above belongs to Betta splendens chromosome 6, fBetSpl5.4, whole genome shotgun sequence and contains:
- the pard6a gene encoding partitioning defective 6 homolog alpha produces the protein MVSSAAPPTERASERARARSRMSRQQQQQQRTPLKVTDAVVEIKSKFEAEYRRFALKRNGPGGFQEFYRLIQTVHCIPGIDVILGYADVHGDLLPINNDDNFHKAISSANPLLRIIITKKEGEPLVFGTNSLQRRKKGLGLTGLRPPGSGATHSKNKQSLMIGLPQDFRQISSIIDVDILPETHRRVRLHKHGIHKPLGFYIRDGVSMRVMPQGVEKVPGVFISRLVRGGLAECTGLLGVNDEILEVNGIDVAGKSLDQVTDMMVANSHNLIVTVKPANQRNNVMPRGGKATIGNSGSVGSAGSTSSAVSHDSPSPASQSNPITASNSIAEGDSDDEDDDDVDLILENDCLAPYDSHPVTNSNNANLNRDSPGSMVARPLPQSISLPNSIGASVMMLNHNGNPTHAASSSQESMREDGNIITL